TTGCAAAGCATCAAAATATTAAGATTAAAGAAAAAATTGTAGTTAAGAATAAAGAAAATCAAGTAAATGATGCAGAAAATAACATAATGAAAAATGAAGTTCAAAAAGAAGAGCGTTTAAAAAATGAAACGTGTACAGCCAAAAATGAGGAGGATAATAGTAAAGTAAATAAAATTGATGTAGTGCCACTATTAGATTATGCTGGGCTAAATTCAGATGATGTAAATAAATGTGATGATAATATAGAGAAGGAAATAACTATGAGTAGTCAACATAACAATTCACCAGTAATTTTAGATATGAAAAATAATAAAAAGCTAAATAGAAAGAATAAAAAAGCAAGTAAGAAGAAAATTAGAGATGATATTATTGAAACAGGAGAGGATAATATCATAAATATTATGGAAGAAGAAAATGTGGAAGATTTATTATGTTGGACTACTGGAGAAGATATGAGTTTGGGGGCGGATGAGAAAATAGTATCGGAATGGGGATTTTAAATGGCTAAATTTCTTGTTATATAGGAAACAGTTTGCGGAAATTGCTGTGAATAACATTTATATTTGACAGTAGGAAGATTTTGTTCGATTTATCTATAAACTTATAAAAGAAAAGGCCGATAATTATAGTAATAGAGTAAAGAATGGAGAAATGTAATATGAGTATTGAAGGAATAAATAGATCAACGTATATAAATGCATATAAATCAAATTCTAATAAGCCTGTAGATAAGGTGAATAAAACTAAAGATGTAGATAGAATTGAAATTTCAGAACTTGGTAAGAGTCTTAAAGATTATTCATTAACTAGTGACATTGGAAATGCTCAAAAAGTGGCTGATATTAAAAATAAAGTAGATAGTGGAACATACAATGTGGATGCTAGATTAACAGCAAAAAGTTTATTAAATGCAATGAAGGAGAGTAATTCATAGATATGATAAATGAACTTATTAAATTAATACAAAACCAAGAGGGAGATTTAAAGAACCTCTTAGAATTACTAGAAACTCAATATAAGATGATAATGAGTAAAGATGTATTTGGTTTAGAAGGATTAGTTGATAAGATTAATGAATGTGGTAAGAAAATTGCACAAGAAGAAGTTAAAAGAAGAAAACTAATAGGAACTCAAGAGATAACGGATGTTATAAATAAATCAAATAATAAAGAGTTACAGGAATTGTATAGTGAAATAAAAAACACATTAAGTGAAGTAGTTTCAAAAAAGGAAACAAACGATATATTATTAAAACAACAAATAATATTTAATAATAAAATGATAGCTTTGATGAACCCTAGTAGAGAAATAAAAACTTACAATTCTTATGGAAATTTGAAGAGGTAAGTTGGACAATTAACAATGCACAATCAAGGATGAAATTCATTGGGAATTTTCTTTAGTTCTTAATGCTCTTTTGCTAAGGTGTATATTTTTTCAAACTCCATAGGAGCTTGTTCATGAATTGTTAATTGTTAATTGTGAACTGCGAATTGAAAAGAAAGGTAGGAAAATATATGTCAGGACTATTTGATACATTTAACGTTGCTAAAAGAGGGTTAAATGTACAACAAAGTGCAATAAATACAACATCACACAATATAGCTAATGCAGATACAGTAGGATATTCAAGACAAAGGGCAGTAGCAGAAACAACAAAACCTTTTGGAGGTATGTCAAGATTTGATACATCAAGTGCTGGCCAAGTAGGAACAGGTGCTGAAATAACTACTATACAAAGAATTAGAGATTCATTTATAGATTATCAAGTAAGAAGTGAAACAGGTACATCTGGATATTATACTACAACTAGTAAGACTTTATCACAAGTTGAAGACGTTTTTGGAGAACCATCAGATACAGGGATACAAGAACTTATAAGTCAATTTTACAGTGCATTTCAAGAAGTATCAAAAAGCCCAGATAAATCAGATGTAAAAACAGTAGCAATTCAAAAAGCATCATCACTTGCAGATGCAATAAATTATACTTATAATCAATTGGAAAAAGCTTGTCAAGATACCCAAGATGTACTAAAGACTAATGTTACAGATGTTAATAGTTATTTAGATCAAATAAATGAATTAAATAAACAAATAAGAGGCGTATCAGCAGTAGGACAAGCACCAAATGATTTAATGGATAAAAGAGATAATCTTTTAGATCAATTGAGTTCTAAATTTGGGATAAAAATTGATAAAGATAACTTTGAAACAATAAATCTTTCATCAACAGAATATCCAGATTCATCTTTAGTTAACGCTAATCCTAATGATACGGATTATTCTAGACTTTCATATGTTAAAAGTACAAAAGCTAATGCTGATGGTACTGTTGATGTAGAATATTATCCTTTAGGAAATGAAAATTCTGCAACTAAAACATTTAAAATAGCTGCAGATACAACGGCTACTGATCAAAAAGAAGCTGCTAATAAATTAGCTGATAGTCTAATGCAAAATAGAATTCTAATAGGAGACAAAGATGGAGTAGTAGGGACAACTACATCAACAACAGATGCAAAAGGCACAATAACAACTGTTACAACTCCATTTACAACACCTTCACCTTCAGACGTAAATAAGGCCATATTCCAAACTTATAAATATGATGGAAACACGAATAGTGTAGATAATAACCATATAAAAGGAGAAATAGCTAGTAATCAATCAGTACAAGCAAAAATACAAGGATATATGAATAATTTGGATAGACTTGCAGCAGGATTAGCTTATTCTGTTAATGCAATTCAAGTAGGAAGTTTAGATACGGCTAATCCAGATTTAGCAAGTAGCAGCCTCGTGTTTGTTACTTATGATGATATTAATAAAAAGAATAAAACTACAGATGATGGAATTACTGCTAAGAATATAAGAATTAATGGTGATTTAGTAACAGATCCAACAAAGCTAAATTGTAATACAACATCGACAAGTGGAGAAGGAGACGGGGCTAGAGCTAATGCAATTGCTAATCTTAATATATTAAAAATAAATTTAAGTGAAAGCGATGGATTAGACTTAAGTGGAATGACTAGAGAAACTTTTCTAAATAAAGTAGGCATATCAGGATTCTCAGATACTAATTGCTTGAATTTAAATGCTGGAACAGAAGGCTCAACAGTAGATTCTTATTATAAAACTATAATAAATAATCTTGCAGTAGCTAATCAAGAAGCTACTAGAATATCGAGTAATCAAGAGACTATATTAGCAAATTTAGAGGATCAAAAATCAGCAGTTTCTGGAGTATCACTAGATGAAGAAATGACAAACTTAATACAATTTCAACATGCATATCAAGCAAATGCAAAAATGATATCAACAATAGATGAACTATTAGACGTAGTAATAAACGGATTGAAGAGGTAGGAGGAATAATCATGACTGGTAGAATAACAAGTAATATGCTAAGCTCAAATTATTTAAGAAACATGCAAAGTAATTTAACCAATATGCAGACATTGCAAAATCAATTAGCTTCAGGAAAAGTGATACAAAAAGCCTCTGATAATCCTTATACAGCATCAAGAAGTATGCAATTGAATGCAGAAATTTCATCGAACAAGCAATATAATGAAAATATAAAGGATGTATCAAATTTGCTGGACACCACTGACACTGCATTATCACAAATAGGAAATGTTTTCGGAAGAATAGAAACTTTACTTGTGAATGCTGGAAATGGAGCTTATGGAGATGATGAAAGAACTTCAATTCAAGACGAAGTTAAGGAAAAAATTAATGAGTTATCTCAGATTTTAAATACTAGCTTTGATGGATCTTATATATTTGGAGGAACAAAGACTGGCTCAAAACCAACTACGGTTGTGGATGGAGTTTTACAATATGCTGATAAAGCTGGCAAGTCTATGACTGCATATAAGAAGGAAGATGGAACAGTTACAAGTTCTGTTAATATAACAAATGCTACATATGTATTAGATGCAGCTGATATAACAACACTTCAAACTGAATTGGATAATACTATAACACCACCAAGTAGTGAGAGAAAGACTGAACTTAATGCATTGATATCAGCTGGGGTAACGTCATCTGCATATAAGAAGGAAGATGGAACAATTACATCTTCGTCTACAACCGCCAATAAAGAAATATCTTTAAATATGATAGATGTTAAAGCGCTTCAAACTGAATTAAACACAGCAGTTGAACCGAGAAAAACTGAAATCAATGGTCTGCTAGAAATCTCAATACCTATAGCTCAAATAAATTCAGACTTAAAAGTTGATATTTCTGAAGGCGTTAAAACTGATTATAATA
The DNA window shown above is from Clostridium beijerinckii and carries:
- a CDS encoding replication protein, with the translated sequence MRERKYIRFRVDMYEDTKFKIIDRMIKRDLIHYCWNRLVILAGKVNKEGDLYMSKNIPYTVETLAIEFNRDMNEIKAALDVLIELEMMALTEDKVYTVKNFAKHQNIKIKEKIVVKNKENQVNDAENNIMKNEVQKEERLKNETCTAKNEEDNSKVNKIDVVPLLDYAGLNSDDVNKCDDNIEKEITMSSQHNNSPVILDMKNNKKLNRKNKKASKKKIRDDIIETGEDNIINIMEEENVEDLLCWTTGEDMSLGADEKIVSEWGF
- a CDS encoding flagellar biosynthesis protein FlgM yields the protein MSIEGINRSTYINAYKSNSNKPVDKVNKTKDVDRIEISELGKSLKDYSLTSDIGNAQKVADIKNKVDSGTYNVDARLTAKSLLNAMKESNS
- a CDS encoding flagellar protein FlgN; amino-acid sequence: MINELIKLIQNQEGDLKNLLELLETQYKMIMSKDVFGLEGLVDKINECGKKIAQEEVKRRKLIGTQEITDVINKSNNKELQELYSEIKNTLSEVVSKKETNDILLKQQIIFNNKMIALMNPSREIKTYNSYGNLKR
- a CDS encoding flagellar hook-associated protein FlgK encodes the protein MSGLFDTFNVAKRGLNVQQSAINTTSHNIANADTVGYSRQRAVAETTKPFGGMSRFDTSSAGQVGTGAEITTIQRIRDSFIDYQVRSETGTSGYYTTTSKTLSQVEDVFGEPSDTGIQELISQFYSAFQEVSKSPDKSDVKTVAIQKASSLADAINYTYNQLEKACQDTQDVLKTNVTDVNSYLDQINELNKQIRGVSAVGQAPNDLMDKRDNLLDQLSSKFGIKIDKDNFETINLSSTEYPDSSLVNANPNDTDYSRLSYVKSTKANADGTVDVEYYPLGNENSATKTFKIAADTTATDQKEAANKLADSLMQNRILIGDKDGVVGTTTSTTDAKGTITTVTTPFTTPSPSDVNKAIFQTYKYDGNTNSVDNNHIKGEIASNQSVQAKIQGYMNNLDRLAAGLAYSVNAIQVGSLDTANPDLASSSLVFVTYDDINKKNKTTDDGITAKNIRINGDLVTDPTKLNCNTTSTSGEGDGARANAIANLNILKINLSESDGLDLSGMTRETFLNKVGISGFSDTNCLNLNAGTEGSTVDSYYKTIINNLAVANQEATRISSNQETILANLEDQKSAVSGVSLDEEMTNLIQFQHAYQANAKMISTIDELLDVVINGLKR
- the flgL gene encoding flagellar hook-associated protein 3 — protein: MTGRITSNMLSSNYLRNMQSNLTNMQTLQNQLASGKVIQKASDNPYTASRSMQLNAEISSNKQYNENIKDVSNLLDTTDTALSQIGNVFGRIETLLVNAGNGAYGDDERTSIQDEVKEKINELSQILNTSFDGSYIFGGTKTGSKPTTVVDGVLQYADKAGKSMTAYKKEDGTVTSSVNITNATYVLDAADITTLQTELDNTITPPSSERKTELNALISAGVTSSAYKKEDGTITSSSTTANKEISLNMIDVKALQTELNTAVEPRKTEINGLLEISIPIAQINSDLKVDISEGVKTDYNKTAIDVLEFTDKSGKNINVSELLKNIITDLGSGGTTNNLTTTHLADIQSVTANLLQQRSEVGSLQNRMDSAQENNETQNYNMTDILSKTEDIDFAETTMQYSMMQTVYTAALQTSAKILPMTILSYL